The region CGGATCAAATGAATCGCTAGTGTTATGTTGCAATGAAAAGCAGAGCTAGCTTGGCTCGCCAGCAATAAATCGTAACAAACACTTTTTCTGCTTGACTCAGTTTTACTTGAATAAAAGCATTCAGGTGATATATTAATTTTTCGGTTATAAATTTGTTTAATTTTTCAGAAGGATCAAAAGTGACAGCACACAATCGATATCGCATTTTATCACCGATAATTCTATTCATTAGTATGCTGATTATCTTTGCGGTGCAAGCCCATGGCGAAGTAGGCTACTCCAGCGTCACCAGCAATGCTGTTGCTTTGAGAACCGCTACTATAGCACCGATATACGATGCTCCAGACGGTCAACGTATATCATACTTGTCTGCCAATAAGCCATTCACATCCAATGAGTCTACCGGGACATGGCTGCGAATTACAGGGCACTTTCCTGACGGAGGCAACTGGCAACCAGCACCTTCCTCATGGTGGATACATAGCGATTCTCTAGCCAAAGATATTTTACCCGAGATCTCAGTTGAGCCCCGCACCTACGAGGCTAAACGAATACTACGTATCAAGGAAGCTCCTGGCAGCTCAACCTTGGTTGAGGAGTGGGAGTCGGGAACTCGACTTACTTCCAATCGACAGGCAGGCGACTGGATACGGGTCACAGGTTACTTTCCAGGCAAAAAATGGGAGCCTAATCAGGAGCATGACTGGTGGGTTCATAGCAGTTCCCTGCAGGACATTACTAAACCAAGCGTAGATTTAATTCCCTTGCCAGAAGGTCATTCCCGCTATATTGTGATTAACAAGACGACGTTTGAGCTTGAAGTCTTTGAGGTAAATCGAAAAGGTGAAGAGAAGCTAATCTTCAGCTCACTTGTTGGCCTCGGTATAGATCGCTGCCTTCCAGAGGAGCAGGGTGGCAACTGTTATTTCACCGAACCAGGTGCGTATAATGTGCGCTGGAAGATATACGAGCCTGATGGAATTGAGTGGTGC is a window of Desulfurispira natronophila DNA encoding:
- a CDS encoding L,D-transpeptidase, whose translation is MLIIFAVQAHGEVGYSSVTSNAVALRTATIAPIYDAPDGQRISYLSANKPFTSNESTGTWLRITGHFPDGGNWQPAPSSWWIHSDSLAKDILPEISVEPRTYEAKRILRIKEAPGSSTLVEEWESGTRLTSNRQAGDWIRVTGYFPGKKWEPNQEHDWWVHSSSLQDITKPSVDLIPLPEGHSRYIVINKTTFELEVFEVNRKGEEKLIFSSLVGLGIDRCLPEEQGGNCYFTEPGAYNVRWKIYEPDGIEWCIPPSMEKEERYADAIARGQRCFPGALGNFALNIGKTYAIHGTQNLDSIGRRSSSGCIRTENAVSEHLYRLMREGDAVYIVEDEEHFTQMVDQPRQE